A stretch of the Pseudobdellovibrionaceae bacterium genome encodes the following:
- a CDS encoding secondary thiamine-phosphate synthase enzyme YjbQ — protein sequence MKYSWSLSPHDCPGFQRFEKVDHVEAGAQVHHTEYIHVRLPARYALANITEYVQEVVDRAGVRDGFAFVSAMHITAGVYINDAESGLLKDISVWLENLAPYGKDYRHHQTGEDNGDAHLKSYLTNHALTAPVTKGRLDFGTWQQIFYAEFDGERDKRLLVKVTGLKA from the coding sequence ATGAAGTACAGCTGGAGCCTGAGTCCCCACGACTGCCCCGGTTTTCAGCGCTTCGAAAAAGTCGACCATGTCGAGGCGGGCGCGCAAGTCCACCATACGGAGTATATTCACGTCCGCCTTCCCGCCCGCTACGCCCTCGCGAACATCACCGAATATGTGCAAGAGGTTGTCGACCGCGCGGGCGTGCGCGACGGCTTCGCCTTCGTCTCGGCCATGCACATCACGGCCGGCGTTTACATCAACGATGCCGAGAGCGGTCTTTTGAAAGACATCTCGGTCTGGCTCGAAAATCTGGCGCCTTACGGCAAAGACTACCGCCACCATCAGACCGGTGAAGACAACGGCGACGCCCATCTGAAATCCTACCTGACGAATCACGCGCTCACCGCGCCCGTCACGAAGGGCCGCCTCGATTTCGGGACCTGGCAGCAGATTTTCTACGCCGAGTTCGACGGCGAACGCGACAAACGTCTCCTCGTGAAGGTGACGGGCCTCAAGGCGTAG
- a CDS encoding arsenate reductase family protein, giving the protein MARWTLYHNPSCSKSREALAALRERDVDLEVVEYLKTPLTERELASLIIELDTDVARLVRQKEELFLAAPFDTKDPKTVASRLAETPRLLERPLLRGEGRVTIGRPLEDLLARL; this is encoded by the coding sequence ATGGCGCGGTGGACGCTCTACCACAATCCCAGTTGCAGTAAGAGCCGCGAAGCCCTCGCGGCTTTACGTGAACGCGACGTCGATCTCGAAGTCGTCGAGTATCTGAAAACGCCGCTGACGGAGCGGGAACTCGCATCGCTCATCATCGAACTCGATACTGACGTTGCGCGGCTCGTCCGCCAGAAGGAAGAGCTTTTCCTGGCGGCGCCCTTCGACACAAAAGATCCGAAAACCGTGGCGAGCCGCCTGGCCGAAACGCCCCGCCTTCTTGAACGTCCCCTCTTGCGGGGCGAGGGCCGGGTCACCATCGGTCGTCCCCTTGAGGATCTGCTCGCCCGTCTTTGA
- a CDS encoding NifU family protein has translation MSVSVRPEPTPNPATMKFQFSERLSEKTQEFASAQETDISPLAQKLFGFPWTEKVFIGPDFVTVTKQDWVDWDVLQEPLAGLIAEHFEAGQPLWVDYTPSNDYDDGDTDIVKSIKDALARDIRPVVAMDGGDIVFAKFEDGILTLQMKGACAGCPSSQATLKEGIEVRMKELFPEIREVQAM, from the coding sequence ATGTCCGTTTCCGTTCGCCCTGAACCCACGCCGAATCCGGCCACCATGAAATTCCAGTTTTCCGAGCGTCTGTCGGAGAAGACCCAGGAGTTCGCCTCGGCTCAAGAGACCGACATCTCGCCGCTGGCGCAGAAGCTCTTCGGTTTTCCCTGGACGGAAAAGGTCTTCATCGGACCGGATTTCGTGACCGTCACCAAACAAGACTGGGTCGACTGGGACGTTCTGCAAGAGCCCCTCGCCGGCCTGATTGCCGAGCACTTCGAAGCGGGACAACCCCTGTGGGTCGACTATACGCCCTCGAATGACTACGACGACGGCGATACCGATATTGTGAAAAGCATCAAAGATGCCCTCGCTCGCGACATCCGCCCCGTCGTCGCGATGGACGGTGGCGACATCGTCTTCGCGAAATTCGAAGATGGCATTTTGACTCTGCAAATGAAGGGCGCCTGCGCGGGCTGCCCCTCGTCGCAAGCCACGCTGAAAGAAGGGATCGAGGTCCGCATGAAGGAGCTCTTCCCCGAAATCCGCGAAGTCCAAGCGATGTAG
- a CDS encoding class I fructose-bisphosphate aldolase: MTPRVREILSWYGADNPGTLANMARLLNHGRLAGTGKLVILPVDQGFEHGPARSFAMNPDAYDPTYHVELAIESGCNAYAAPLGFIEAIARDYAGEIPLILKMNNSETLFNPKAPISALTAGVDDALRLGCVGIGFTVYPGSAMRKEMYEEIMAAAAAAKKAGLVVVLWAYARGEQLSKEGETAIDVIAYCAQIAAQLGAHFIKVKPPTAHIEQEAARKVYEKQGIKVATLSDRIQHVVQSAFNGKRVIIFSGGEAKGTDDLINEVKEIARGGGFGSIMGRNAFQRPKKESIALLHSVQDAFRGNV; this comes from the coding sequence ATGACTCCCCGAGTCCGCGAGATTTTAAGCTGGTATGGCGCTGACAACCCCGGAACCCTGGCCAATATGGCCCGTCTGCTGAACCACGGTCGTCTGGCCGGCACCGGCAAACTCGTGATTCTGCCCGTGGATCAAGGTTTCGAGCACGGTCCCGCGCGCAGCTTCGCGATGAATCCCGACGCTTACGATCCGACCTACCACGTGGAGCTTGCCATCGAATCGGGTTGTAATGCTTACGCCGCACCCTTGGGTTTCATCGAGGCCATCGCGCGTGACTACGCCGGTGAGATTCCGTTGATCCTGAAAATGAACAACTCCGAAACGCTCTTCAACCCGAAAGCGCCGATCTCGGCCCTGACGGCGGGCGTGGACGATGCCCTTCGTCTGGGTTGCGTGGGCATCGGCTTCACCGTTTATCCCGGATCGGCGATGCGTAAAGAGATGTACGAAGAGATCATGGCGGCGGCAGCGGCGGCGAAAAAAGCCGGTCTCGTGGTCGTGCTGTGGGCCTACGCGCGCGGCGAGCAGCTCTCGAAAGAGGGCGAGACCGCCATCGACGTCATCGCCTACTGCGCGCAGATCGCGGCGCAATTGGGCGCGCACTTCATCAAGGTGAAACCCCCGACCGCGCACATCGAACAAGAAGCGGCCCGCAAGGTTTACGAAAAACAAGGCATCAAGGTCGCGACCCTTTCGGATCGTATCCAGCACGTCGTGCAGTCGGCGTTCAACGGCAAACGCGTCATCATCTTCTCGGGTGGCGAGGCCAAGGGCACGGACGATCTGATCAATGAAGTGAAAGAGATCGCCCGGGGCGGAGGCTTCGGTTCGATCATGGGCCGCAATGCCTTCCAGCGTCCCAAGAAAGAATCGATTGCATTGCTGCACTCGGTTCAAGACGCTTTTCGCGGAAACGTTTAA